A genome region from Arachis duranensis cultivar V14167 chromosome 6, aradu.V14167.gnm2.J7QH, whole genome shotgun sequence includes the following:
- the LOC107494737 gene encoding uncharacterized protein LOC107494737, producing the protein MALLFLLPLVISLSGVSAIELATEPISPSHAFQENKPIAPTPSQAFPASSEPITPSHDLPEIEAITPTQSPSPAKEPITPSHDFPQSRSMTPTPSHAPTNEPITPHIVLASEPVVPSHDLHANREIAPTPSPAFFANEPIAPHAFLANEPSADDESDPPVDSVSHIRSFYSSRKINI; encoded by the coding sequence ATggctttgctttttcttttgccCCTAGTCATTTCCCTGAGTGGTGTTTCAGCCATTGAATTAGCAACTGAGCCAATATCTCCATCTCATGCATTCCAAGAAAATAAACCAATAGCCCCAActccatctcaagcttttccTGCAAGTTCTGAACCTATAACACCATCTCATGATTTGCCTGAAATTGAGGCAATAACCCCGACACAATCTCCTTCCCCTGCAAAAGAGCCTATAACACCATCTCATGATTTTCCTCAAAGCAGGTCAATGACCCCAACCCCATCCCATGCTCCTACAAATGAGCCTATAACTCCTCATATTGTGCTTGCAAGTGAGCCTGTAGTCCCATCTCATGATTTGCATGCAAACAGGGAAATAGCCCCAACCCCATCTCCTGCATTTTTCGCAAATGAACCAATAGCTCCTCATGCTTTCCTTGCAAATGAACCTTCTGCTGATGATGAGTCAGACCCCCCAGTTGATTCAGTGTCTCACATTCGCAGCTTCTACAGTTCCAGAAAGATTAATATTTAA
- the LOC107494738 gene encoding uncharacterized protein LOC107494738: MTSPFGFSWEVSSPSLLQEQEEDLELYLTLIGDKIADYFILKVRVRHQTCWTTHPQQPQSHYPVLGATDTFACHSSILMQAQEFLQNGSSHIQLHFPDDVIPNVLIHHIMPDVISYAEATIQTRPSGFLYERPDFRLFSLNLDIIIQNSLEFVDDYGDIITDFIIEDSMGNTNIKMVPTSKSAIDSLEEVKLEKNNNATERCSICLSEFDYGDDAEQVLSMPCKHLYHQECIIRWLKTSHLCPLCRYPMPTN; this comes from the coding sequence ATGACGTCGCCATTTGGTTTTTCCTGGGAAGTGTCATCTCCCTCATTGTTGCAAGAACAGGAGGAAGATTTGGAACTTTATCTAACTCTCATCGGAGATAAAATAGCAGATTACTTCATTCTCAAGGTACGAGTTAGGCATCAAACGTGCTGGACTACTCATCCTCAACAACCACAATCACATTATCCAGTGTTAGGAGCCACTGATACGTTTGCATGTCACAGCTCAATTCTAATGCAAGCGCAAGAATTCCTTCAAAACGGTTCATCACACATCCAATTGCATTTTCCTGATGATGTTATACCAAATGTCTTGATTCATCACATAATGCCAGATGTCATATCCTACGCGGAAGCCACAATTCAAACTCGTCCTTCCGGATTCCTCTACGAAAGACCTGATTTTCGTTTGTTCAGTTTGAATTTGGACATTATTATCCAGAATTCGTTAGAGTTTGTTGATGACTACGGCGACATTATCACCGACTTCATCATTGAAGATTCCATGGGAAATACTAATATTAAGATGGTTCCTACTTCGAAGAGTGCCATTGATTCTCTTGAGGAAGTGAAGCTTGAAAAGAATAACAATGCAACAGAGAGGTGCAGTATTTGTCTATCTGAATTTGATTACGGTGATGATGCAGAACAAGTTTTATCAATGCCTTGTAAGCATCTGTATCATCAAGAATGCATCATCCGCTGGCTCAAGACTAGTCATTTATGCCCTTTATGTCGCTATCCGATGCCAACAAATTAG